In the genome of Carassius gibelio isolate Cgi1373 ecotype wild population from Czech Republic chromosome A25, carGib1.2-hapl.c, whole genome shotgun sequence, the window CTGAAAAACATCCCGGTTCCTTCAAGCATGGATACTTTTGTAGCAGAGCCTCTATGACAGACTGTATCTGGACAGTTGTGGGATATGCCgtgtatttaaatattgattCTGCAAGCTTTTGTAGGATGTCACCTTTTACAGTAGCACTCTGAAAGAGAGTTCCATTTTCAAAGTATGTTTGATTTCCATCTTGTAGAATTCTGTCAATATTGAAGGAAAACTGGAAGTTCAAATTTTTCTGGCCGCCTTTCTAAGCGAACCTTAGATGTTTCCCTAGAACTGGTTGAGGCTTGGTCATCTATAGAATGTTGGTCCAAATCATTTGAACCTGATAAGACGTCAGAGTCACAAACAGGTGTCAGTGTCAGAATGACTGATGGATCTTCCACCTTTTTAACAATTTTGATTGAGTCCTTGTTCTTAATGTCGTCAGTAGAGGTCAGAGTAAAAAACGGAGCAAAATCTGTGTCCATGTACATGAGACTGAAATCACCATCTAACTGAAAAGTGTCTTTTACAGTTGTCAGAAGATCATCGACTGTGTTCGGAATCCCAGATGGAAGGAACAATTTTCTTATGTCATGGTCTTGTAAAATTATTCGTAGTACAGCTGGGCAAGGTGAGGACATTGTTGATGTGTCACAAtctaaaagaaacaaaattaaagaaAGGGTATGTTTACCGGTTTAATTCTAAACAGTTACTCTTTCACACATTAACTTCACAcacataatacggatttattattttgcactcctgacataaatcactaaatatctgtcactgcaactatgttgtatcaaaatattggtcaaatatcgaagctagagtctttaaactttcaattgatgcacagtttgtccagattaagtaagagagtgatgtttaatgtgctgtgaaagtgaaacaataataaactggggccgtctgcgatgtttgcacgtaaaggggttaatatGCTGCGGATAGTGCTCCACAAAGTGATGTTTAGGGAGCAGCCTCCGTTATGGAAAAAGTTCAAGGAACCGGTGTCGATGTTCGGATATCTTGCTGTCAAGAAAACCGATGCTTGCATCAGAAAAGACAGGAGACAGAGCAAGATCGACAACATCTTTAAGACACATTATTAACTGCCATGCTTTCTCATCCTCTGGTATTTTATGTCCAACCATTAGTGACAGCAACCTCAATAAACACCAGTTTTCATGGGCGTTGCCACCGATGCTGGATTTAGAAGCAAAGTTTGGTGCAACAACTTGAGGTGAGTTTGTTCTGTCACTCCATTTATATGGGAATGTTTTGATTTGATGGTTTAGCTCAACAAGAGTGAAATATTTTTTCCTGATCAATACATCCAAGCAAAGCGCCAATTCAAATGGAACAATTCCCTCAAGCAAGTCATGAagcacaaaaaaagacaaaagcccACTAGGGcacgcagaagaccaccacatccatgcggtcgagacaaAAGCCCACCCGggtggtgcagaagaccaccacatccatgcggtcgagacagaagcccaccaaggcggcgcagaagaccacaacagtgggatcgatgacacagaagagcaagtctggttaggcaagtctgaaacagagaacatgaacaagttaagggtggcctccgtggccacaacaggatcagtcgagggctcagagagttcggctgagatgtgacgaggctctggaagttccgcagaggtgaggagagactctggtagttcagccaaGACGAGAagaggctctagtagttcagcagagatgtggagaggctctggtagttcagcagagatgtggagaggctctggtagttaaGCAGAGACGTGGGGAGACTCTGGTAATTCCAttgtgtttagactggattcaagaagatcaatgctgacttgacactgctcatgaagatcattgttgGCCTGATGCttctcatgaagatcaatggtgacttgcctttgcccatgaagaacactggtgactggactttgcccatgaagatcataggtgacttgcctttgtccatgaatatcaccggtgacttgacttgactttggaaggtcaacggtgactagccctgactctggaaggtcaatggtcactagccctgactctggaaggtcaactgtgactagccctgactctggagggtcactgagcacctgactcgactctggcgggtccacgggaacctgactcaactctggcgggtccacgggaacctgactcgactctggagggtcaacgggaacctgactcgactctggagggtcaacgggaacctgactcgaccctggaaggtcatcttgtgttgtggcactgggctggcgaccatcttgtgttgtggcactgggctggcgaccatcttgtgctgtggcgctgggctgatgGCCATCTTGCAtcatggcgctgggctggcagtcctcctgtctgtagaccccggtctagaaTTGGCCATCCCACCCGGGAGAGACAGATGTGGCTGGGGTATTCCACGGAGACCGAAATGATGGGCTTCCAACAGCTCCATTTCAAGTCTAGGAACCAGGTCATCCAGCCCGGTGTTGAACATATCCTTTAGGGGCGCATCATTATATCCCAAACCATCCGCAAGTCTtatacagtgttctaggttattacaagcagagtttttaggtcctataattaacacctctgttttttcagaatttagcagtaagaaattacttgtcatccagttttttatatcgactatgcattccattagtttttcaaattggtgtgtttcaccgggccatgaagaaatatagagctgagtatcatcagcataacagtgaaagctaacaccatgtttcctgatatctcccaagggtaacatataaagcatgaagagtagcggccctagtactgagccttgagttaTGCAATCTCACAGACAGTAACCCCTGAAAGACAACAACAAATCAAATCATAGACAAaatttaagcagcatttaaatctccatagagaatgatACTTGCACGTGTCTCTTGTGATGCTTTGTGTGCTTGAGCAGCGTGAGCGTGGTCTCTGTGGCTAGGCAGGTTCTCTCGTGGCTTCTGGGGCTGCTGCagaatcgcgcggtatttgaaaggtacaacaaagcaatgtttcacaattcgtcttcctcgtgtggagaggcgaataaacttagtaaagaaacaaaaacaacggaAATGGAAGCTCCCGAAGGAGCCCTGAGAACGGCTGTCCTCTCAGCCACCATGCTGAGAGGGACAGCGATAGGAGAGCGGACCAAGGCCGCGCAGAGGGACGAGCAGAAGAGAAGAAGGGGCAAGAGCAAGAGGGTCAAGAGCAAGAGAGGGgaggaacttcctgggtcagatcttatggcttgaaatggttaacgcctctgttcgcgtgaacaaccaatgaacgtcccgatctgaagcgggaaaaagttcctttgtctctggggaaaCACCCACTCTGGCTCATAGCATTTCAGTAGTGATATTCCAGccagttcgtaattccagattaataatttttcattaatttcctttatataagtgagtccgtcaaagcatgacgattaaaccgataccaaaaataacatatataaatgatcaaaacatgaagttacattccaaTGCagaattaaacatatttaaagtttgattaacacatgataaaactgcagatactccaatttatatggggaacatctaatgcaccaaaaagcaATACTTAATACCTTAAGAATACATTGAAAAAGTAATAGTTTAGtatacattgagaaaaaggtacTGGTGTACTGGCTTTTTCCTGTCCTTTTTCACAGTGGGATCATAAAGCTTTATGAGCTGGTCAGGGGTAGGGTTACAGAATCATGACtcttatttgagaacattaatatTAGGATAAACACTTCCAATTAATAAGTTAGCAACTTATACtcctcacataacaaggattaaccattttgtgcaacgcacaaacatattcaaaatacatattattaaggacttacataaagagcttaaataaaagtttgtgtgtgtgtgtttaggaatgtGGGGGTGTTGTGTCTCCTTCGaggttgctcacgtgactctggaatttcttgtcgtaattaatttaaatccagccaggctggcgccaggcatttagtgtaaaaattttcattttatatgcctgaattcaacccatcaatcgatgacctgcatatctgttacatttgTAACTCtgaggagagcagtctcagtactatgatacggtctatacggtcctgactggaaatcctcacatgtaccatttttctctaagaagtaatgtaattgtgaggatacctccttttctagtatcttggacagaaaagggagactagagattggtctataattaactagttctttgtggtcaagttgtgtttttttgacgagaggcttaataacagcaagtttgaaggttttggggccatatcctaatgacaatgaggaattaataatagtcagaagaggatctatgacttcttgaagcacctcttttaggagcttagatggtataggttctaacatacatgttgttggtttagatgaatgataaaagtttgcacaaaactaaatgatctgagatatcatcacttggctgaataatttcaacactatcaacatcattTCCAtgagacagtattaaatctagagtattatttcgacaatgagtaggtcctgaaacgtgttgtctaaccccaatagagttcagaatgtctataaatgctgattacaatgcatctttttcattatcaacatggatattaaaatcaccaactattaaaactttaaaaatcaccaaactctttaataaagtctgtatggtggcctggtggcctgtatacagtagccagtacaaacataacagggggtttatcattaacatttgtttctctggataatgttatatgaagcaccattacttcaaactagttatacttgaagcctgccctctgagaaatcctgaaaacgttgttataaattgaagcaacacctccccctttgtcttttagacgtggctcatgtttataacagtaatcttggggggtggactcatttaaaataatgtaatcatcaggttttagccaggtttctgtcaaacagagcacatctatattatgatcagtgatattattacatattatacatattatttacaaaaagtgttttcgtagaaagggatctgatattcaataagccaagctttatcatttgtttatccatattgcatctgtttttttttatctgttgaacctcaattaaattgttaatcttaacttggtttggagtttttttgtattttctagttcaggagattgtcttgaccaagaccacactcctaaatgcattgaagcaactgttttctgattggttgattagataattgcattaatgagaaattgaacagctgttccttataatcttttaggtgagtgtgtgtgtgtatatatatatatatatatatatatatatatatatatatatatatatatatatatatatatacacacatgtatatatatatatatatggatggtcTCTCTTTGCACcatccaaaaatataaaaatgttcaaCCCCTGTTCTCATATGTACGGTTTAAGAAACACTCCTCTTTAACTGTCTGAAACACTCTAAATCAGCAGTGATGTATGACCTACACCCAAACATGTGATTTATATTAGCTTATGGTGTTAGATGTGTGCTGTCtttgatagatagatggatagtttatattttactttttattatgcaTACAATCATATTAAATACAGTATGCACAaacataatatattcaaataatacatatttacaaatattcCATTAAACATATGAATATGCTACATAAATGCTTTAAGCGGCTTAGTCCCAACTGCTGGCCTTTGATTTCGTTTGCCATGCGCTGCTTTTTTTCTGGAGGTGACTGCCGACCCACAGCTGCATGATCCTGTTGAAGAAACAGACATGATGATGAAACCCTGAGCAGATTTAATGAGCCATTCTTAGAGAAAGTCTAAAGATATATTGTTTCTGTCATGAGCGGGGTTTATGAATGGAAAATATATAATACTCATCCCAGATTAACTTACATATTGAAATATATGTTTAGTTTATATATGTTacgttcagtttttaaatatgtctaagtaaaagagagagagaagggactAACCATCATCAGGGTGAGCTGGGACCTGGGCTTTGGGGCTTGATGGTTCCCCAGTTTGAGCTTCAGCTGCACCTTTTCCATTTCCACACCCAGCTTTTTTTGTGGAGGCGGCTCACACACTTCGCCGTTGTTCTGTTGAAGGAACAGACATAATAATGTAAAGCTGGACAGGTTTGAGGAGTACTTTCTTAAATCTTTTtatcattttgaaatataatgtaatacaagTTCAGATAGAAGACATTGACAACATAGTATTTTAGGTGAAGGAAGagtttatattttagaataaatctGAGAATAAGTAAAAACGAGAGATGGAAGGGACTTACTGCTGCTTTCTGCTGCCTCCGCTGTCTCTGCTGCTGTCTCCACTGCTCCCTGCGCTTCTTCTTCTGCTGCTCAGTCATTCTGGGATTTGATCCCTGTTGTGGGGAACTTTTGGTCACAAGTGCTCCCTGTAGGGTCCCAGAATGCACAGGCACCACGCTTGAGGTCCTGGAGGACATGGGTAATGCCTGGGTGGCAGAGACAGGAATGCTCTGATGCTCAGCAAGTCTCCGTTTTCTTGTCTTCGTGGTTCTGGAGGGAACTGTCTCTACTTTCGGAGGCTCAGCGGGCACTGCCTCTGCCGGTGGAGACCTGGCAAACACTCCTGCTCCCTGTGGGGTCCCAACATACACAGGACTCCTGTCAGGTAAAGGTGCTTCCTGAGGGGACTTGAAAGGCATGGGATCACCCTGTACAGGACAGGCTTGAGGCTTCTGCTGCAGAAACTCCTTCCTCAGACGCTCAGGTATCTTGAGCTTTTGTCTCTCTGGGGTCTTGCTGGGTCCAGGTGCTCCCTTCTCAGAAGAGGCCCAAGATGAAACCTGCAGCATCTTGTTGGGTGCAGGTGCTCCTTTAACAGAAGAGGCTCGAGCCGACAGCTGCAGCAGCTCCTGTCTCAGCGGCTCAGGTATCTTCAGCCTTTGCTTCTCTTGGATCTTGTTGGGCTTCTGCTGCAGCAGCTCCTGTCTCAGCTGCTCAGGTATCTTTGGTTTTGGCACCTCTGGGGCAGGCATAGCTTCTCTCTGTAGAGACTTGGTGTGCATGGCTGTGTTTTGAGGAGACACTGTGGTCACTGGTGCTCTCTGTGGGGATCTAGCAGACACAAGTGATTCCAGTTCAGAAGCAGCCTTTAGCAGATGTTGCCTCAGATTCTCGGGGATCATGAGCTTTCCTCTTCGCTGAGAGCCAGTGGTCACAGGTGGTCTTTGCGGGGACCCAGCAGGTTCAGGTGCTACCTGAGGCTTCATCTCGGTCCACTTTCTTTGCTGTTGCTTCCCCTGCTTAGTGGTCTTCAGTATTTCATTAGTGAACTCAGATCCAGCAAACACAGGTGCTCCCTGAGGCTTCTTCTGCCTCCACAGCTCCTTGGTCTTCAGTGTTGCATCTGTAAAGCCTGAGCGCGGAGACTCAGCCTTCTTAGATTCATAGTTGAAGACCAGGGATGAGTTGTGGTCCCTCTTCTTGGTATTTGTAGGCACAGATGAACCGTGTTGGGACCTGGGAGGCACCGGTGCACCCTGTGTCTTCTTCTTCCTCCACAGCTCTTTGGTCTTCAGTGTTGCAGCTGGGAAGCTTGAGTTCAGGGACTCAGTCTTCTCACATTCATCACTGAAGACCACAGACTTGGGGCACAAAGTTTCTCCTGCCTCCATTGTTCCCCGCCACTGCACTGAGGTGAGGTCTCCATACTCAGGCTCTTCAGATATAGGAGAAGAAACCTCCATTATTGCCCACCAGCGGCCTGCGGCGAGGGCAGCGGTGAGCTCATCTGAGAGTTCAGGAGATGAGGACTGCACTGCGCTCTCGGAAAAACTGGGGAGGATGGTTGACAAACTCATGTTGATGTTCGATGTGAAGGTAAAAGAAGATCCAAATATGTGAACAATACACTGACTTTGTCTTTCTATCTGTAAAATATGtgacagaaaacagaaatgaaacagtTCTTTGAGTTGAgtaaacatataaacatataagaGCCTGCAAGCTGGtgtcttaagtgttttttttatttttatgaatgccTAGAGGAGATCTATCAGCTCAGTTTTTATCAGTTTTCCAACTAATGTGCATAACTCATATGCTTATAATGGAAAAGTATATAGCCTACTCTTTTTACATTAATATCTAATCAATGTAAAAGGCAATATTAAACTATCAAAGCTTTCAGTATCAGCTTTTCAGAATGAATCTTAAATCAAAGAGTGGTGGAAGGAGGCTGTATTTaatagtaaatgtataaaaagttaTTACTTTGATCATTACTAATTTACATATCTGAAACTTTCCACACGGTCCTCCTCTGTGTAACATTCCCGTTTATTTATCTCAGTGACTTTTCTCCAAGTTTTGAAAATATTGATAACTTTTGATGTCCAAATTATAAAGAGGATACTCACATCACTCGCCACAACTCGCTACAGAATGCCTGATTCGTCTGCACTCATATTTATAGAGGACTCACCGAACGTTCTAATGGAATGCAGCGATCATTATGACGTAAACAATGGACCATCCACTGATCTCATTGGTGGAAAATTGTCTTAAAACAACACATCtgctttaaatattacaattaccacaaacacacacacacaaaagatacaatttaaaatagtagCTAGAATTatcaaatgaatttaaatataaatataatattcataCTTATGACAGCAAAGACCGAGAGCAGCAGCCAGAGCGTTAAGTTGTCATAGCAACCATTTAGATGGCCCGCTAAATCCCTCTGAAAGAAATATGtactaaataatgtttatttgtacAAAACATTATCAGATTTCAGTTCTCActcatttgtgtgcattttaCAAGCAGAACCATAGATTGTGttcagatttagatttttttaaataaaataactcgcTGTCATTAACACATtcaccatatttttttaatttggggCACGTACCATATTTTAtctaaatgttatttctttaatatttggtacttcaaaaaacatttcatgttactaaaaatattcatatattttttgtatataaaaaagcaaacaatTATACAAACACAAACgtgttttatactttttttgaATTATTGCAGCAGTTAATTGAGCAAAAGTACTTAAAATCCACTGATATGGAGCAGATTATAAAATCATATGTAATGTAGCCACTAGCTGCCTGTACAGACTGATGCCTGTTTGAACATATACAGGACTGTGTGACTACTGACTTTTATTAGGTTTTGCATTTTTATACACAGTATATTCAGAATTATCAAAGGGtgttttttttgcaaaagttaacacacacacacacacacacacacacacacacacacacacacacacacacacacacacacacacacacacacacacacagagtgatttTAAGACTGAGGAACTTATAATATGTCCAATCAAAtatctgtaatttaattatatataaaatactttataaatcaaaactaatgtaatgttcaaaagttggggtctgaattgcattttttttaactaactctTTTATGTTAAGGctgcaatttaatgcatccttgcatgataaaagaattattattattattattattattttgttttaatattaatggCTTCAAACTTTTAAATATAGTGTAAATGTGTTCTTTATTATGATACAAAAAATATTCCAGATTacataatttgtaaatattactTGTTGATGAAGTTTAagattaaatattgtaaaaaaaaaataaaaaataataaaatgtttttcattctCCACTtgactttattaataattttccatCCTCCATTTTccaaatattaacaacataaatcTGGATATGCACAGAAAGGTTAAAAGACTCAATGATGTGGTGTTTGTCAGAACAACACTGTTATCTGACTCTCATCTGTGGAAGATCTTTCAGAGACGTGTGGAATAACAGTCCTGCACCTGCGTCTGCAAACACTGAACCTGTGAGAGCAGACATGATCCGTCACAGATGAAGCTGTGCTGCTGGAGATCCACCGCAGGAGAACAGAGTTCACAGTCACCTGACATTATCATCAGTCTGTGTCAGTGATCACATGATCACATCTGTGCTGAGACTCTCCTGTCAATCAAACCTGAACTACTTCTGAAATAAAGCCGAGACAAACAGTGATTCAGTGACAACTTTAAAGTGTTTCTGAAAGTGTGTGGACCTGCAGTGAAGATGTATGATCTATTCTGACCCACAATGCATCACTTCAGAAGTCTCTGGAGTGCAGCTCTGGCTGTTTGTGGACATCTGGGCGTCAGTTTTTCAGAGACTATTACTGGTTTATGTTGGGTGTCTGAGTGCTGAGGATCCTCAGAGGCTTCTGACCTGAATTAGGAGAATATTCTGTAGTTAGAAATGTGTTTAAGTAATAATTGACCCCAAATCAGCTTTGACAGGAAGGACAGGACGCACCATTGTGCTCTAAGAGGACTGCTGGAGGGTCTGTGAGGTTTGTGGATGATTTGAGGACACGCAGTCTGAGATCTTACAGTCATGATGCTCTCAGTCCCATGAGTCTCCTCTGATGCTCTGGCATTATGAGCTCTGAGTCTCCGAGAGCGGATCTGTGTGATCCTccggccagcagggggcgctgcTGCGGCTCTGGGTGGAGGAGAGGGAGACATCGAACAGCCTGATGAAGAGCTGAGTCTCAGCGTCTCTGATAGAGATTCAGACAGAGAGAAGCACAAGATTCAATCATGAAGACACTCACGAGCATCATTTATAGACGAGAGAAAGAACCTGACGCACCTGTGGAGGGACACTGAACGGACCAATCAGGAGAGCTCGTGTCTCTAGTGATGTCATCGCTGCTGAAACTTTGGCTGTGACtgccttcatcatcatcttcatcatcatcatcatcactgtggTGGATCTTCATCACCTGCGGCTGCTGCTCCTCAATAACCAGCAGACGTCTGTCAGAAGAAAAGCATGTGTTAAccggaagtgtgtgtgtgtgtgtgcgtgtgtgtgtgtgtgtttgagatagAGAatatgtgagtgtttgtgtgattgagagtgtctgtgtgtgtgtgtgtgagtgttttatgtgagtgtgtgtgtatgtgagtgtatgtgtttgtttgtgtgtgtgtgtgtgtgtgtgtgtgtttgtgtttgagagactgtgtgtgtgtgttgagtgcgtgtgtgtgtgtgtgtgtgtgtgtgtttgtgtttgagagattgtgtgtgtgtgtgtgtgtttgtttgagtgtgtctgtgtctgtgtttgtttgtgtgagtgtctgtgtgtttgagagtgtgtgtgtgtgtgtctgtgtgtgtgtgtgtgtttgtttgagtgtgtctgtgtttgtttgtgtgagtgtatgtgtgtttgagagtgtgtgtgtgtgtgtgtgtgtgtgtgtgt includes:
- the LOC127946812 gene encoding fibrous sheath CABYR-binding protein-like — protein: MFTQLKELFHFCFLSHILQIERQSQCIVHIFGSSFTFTSNINMSLSTILPSFSESAVQSSSPELSDELTAALAAGRWWAIMEVSSPISEEPEYGDLTSVQWRGTMEAGETLCPKSVVFSDECEKTESLNSSFPAATLKTKELWRKKKTQGAPVPPRSQHGSSVPTNTKKRDHNSSLVFNYESKKAESPRSGFTDATLKTKELWRQKKPQGAPVFAGSEFTNEILKTTKQGKQQQRKWTEMKPQVAPEPAGSPQRPPVTTGSQRRGKLMIPENLRQHLLKAASELESLVSARSPQRAPVTTVSPQNTAMHTKSLQREAMPAPEVPKPKIPEQLRQELLQQKPNKIQEKQRLKIPEPLRQELLQLSARASSVKGAPAPNKMLQVSSWASSEKGAPGPSKTPERQKLKIPERLRKEFLQQKPQACPVQGDPMPFKSPQEAPLPDRSPVYVGTPQGAGVFARSPPAEAVPAEPPKVETVPSRTTKTRKRRLAEHQSIPVSATQALPMSSRTSSVVPVHSGTLQGALVTKSSPQQGSNPRMTEQQKKKRREQWRQQQRQRRQQKAANNGEVCEPPPQKKLGVEMEKVQLKLKLGNHQAPKPRSQLTLMMDHAAVGRQSPPEKKQRMANEIKGQQLGLSRLKHLCSIFICLMEYL